The Xiphophorus hellerii strain 12219 chromosome 22, Xiphophorus_hellerii-4.1, whole genome shotgun sequence genome has a window encoding:
- the ppm1ba gene encoding protein phosphatase 1B isoform X2, producing the protein MGAFLDKPKTEKHNSHGEGNGLRYGLSSMQGWRVEMEDAHTAVLGLQAPGMTDWSFFAVYDGHAGSRVATYCSKHLLEHIITASVGTGGKQGSQVGPDGCSSDSQALPPPAVGAVKAGIRTGFLRIDEHMRSFSDLRNGMDRSGSTAVGILLSPEHFFFINCGDSRAVLYRNSQVCFSTLDHKPCNPRERERIQNAGGSVMIQRVNGSLAVSRALGDYDYKCVDGKGPTEQLVSPEPEVYVMVRAPEQDQFIILACDGIWDVMSNEELCEFVKSRLEVCDDLERVCNEVVDTCLHKGSRDNMSIVLVCLPNAPKVSEEAVRREAEVNKYLEARVEEMLSRPREDAFPDLVNVMRNLASDSGMPPLPPGGGLASKRSVIEAVYNRLNPYKEEDGPSCFI; encoded by the exons ATGGGAGCGTTTCTGGACAAACCCAAAACGGAGAAGCACAACTCTCATGGCGAGGGGAACGGACTGCGCTACGGGTTGAGCTCCATGCAGGGCTGGCGGGTGGAGATGGAGGACGCTCACACGGCTGTGCTGGGACTTCAGGCTCCCGGCATGACCGATTGGTCTTTCTTCGCCGTGTATGACGGCCACGCTGGATCCAGGGTCGCCACCTACTGCTCGAAGCACCTTCTCGAACACATAATCACTGCGAGCGTAGGCACTGGCGGCAAACAAGGCTCGCAAGTCGGACCAGACGGTTGCAGCTCTGACTCTCAAGCTCTTCCTCCTCCCGCTGTGGGGGCCGTGAAAGCCGGCATCCGCACGGGCTTCCTGAGGATCGACGAGCACATGCGCAGCTTCTCCGACCTCCGGAACGGCATGGACCGCAGTGGCTCAACGGCGGTGGGGATTCTCCTGTCGCCAGAgcactttttctttattaactGCGGGGATTCCCGAGCCGTTCTGTACCGCAACTCGCAGGTGTGCTTCTCTACGCTCGACCACAAGCCTTGCAACCCCCGCGAGAGGGAGCGCATCCAGAACGCGGGAGGCTCGGTGATGATCCAGAGAGTTAACGGGTCCTTGGCGGTCTCGAGAGCCTTGGGGGACTATGATTACAAGTGTGTGGATGGCAAGGGCCCCACGGAGCAGCTGGTTAGCCCTGAACCGGAAGTGTACGTGATGGTTCGGGCGCCGGAACAAGATCAGTTCATTATTCTGGCTTGTGATGGCATCTGGGATGTCATGTCCAATGAGGAATTGTGTGAATTTGTGAAATCTAGACTAGAGGTGTGTGATGACCTGGAGAGAGTCTGTAACGAAGTGGTGGATACCTGCCTGCACAAG GGAAGTCGAGATAACATGAGTATTGTTTTAGTCTGTTTGCCCAATGCTCCCAAAGTATCCGAGGAAGCTGTGAGGAGAGAAGCTGAGGTCAACAAATATCTGGAGGCTCGAGTGGAAG AAATGCTGTCTCGGCCCAGAGAAGACGCTTTTCCGGATTTGGTGAACGTGATGAGGAACCTGGCCTCCGACAGCGGGATGCCCCCTCTACCACCAGGGGGCGGACTCGCTAGCAA ACGCAGTGTTATCGAAGCAGTATACAACCGTCTGAATCCTTACAAGGAGGAAGATGGC CCCTCCTGTTTCATTTG A
- the ppm1ba gene encoding protein phosphatase 1B isoform X1 has translation MGAFLDKPKTEKHNSHGEGNGLRYGLSSMQGWRVEMEDAHTAVLGLQAPGMTDWSFFAVYDGHAGSRVATYCSKHLLEHIITASVGTGGKQGSQVGPDGCSSDSQALPPPAVGAVKAGIRTGFLRIDEHMRSFSDLRNGMDRSGSTAVGILLSPEHFFFINCGDSRAVLYRNSQVCFSTLDHKPCNPRERERIQNAGGSVMIQRVNGSLAVSRALGDYDYKCVDGKGPTEQLVSPEPEVYVMVRAPEQDQFIILACDGIWDVMSNEELCEFVKSRLEVCDDLERVCNEVVDTCLHKGSRDNMSIVLVCLPNAPKVSEEAVRREAEVNKYLEARVEEMLSRPREDAFPDLVNVMRNLASDSGMPPLPPGGGLASKRSVIEAVYNRLNPYKEEDGSGADLECHW, from the exons ATGGGAGCGTTTCTGGACAAACCCAAAACGGAGAAGCACAACTCTCATGGCGAGGGGAACGGACTGCGCTACGGGTTGAGCTCCATGCAGGGCTGGCGGGTGGAGATGGAGGACGCTCACACGGCTGTGCTGGGACTTCAGGCTCCCGGCATGACCGATTGGTCTTTCTTCGCCGTGTATGACGGCCACGCTGGATCCAGGGTCGCCACCTACTGCTCGAAGCACCTTCTCGAACACATAATCACTGCGAGCGTAGGCACTGGCGGCAAACAAGGCTCGCAAGTCGGACCAGACGGTTGCAGCTCTGACTCTCAAGCTCTTCCTCCTCCCGCTGTGGGGGCCGTGAAAGCCGGCATCCGCACGGGCTTCCTGAGGATCGACGAGCACATGCGCAGCTTCTCCGACCTCCGGAACGGCATGGACCGCAGTGGCTCAACGGCGGTGGGGATTCTCCTGTCGCCAGAgcactttttctttattaactGCGGGGATTCCCGAGCCGTTCTGTACCGCAACTCGCAGGTGTGCTTCTCTACGCTCGACCACAAGCCTTGCAACCCCCGCGAGAGGGAGCGCATCCAGAACGCGGGAGGCTCGGTGATGATCCAGAGAGTTAACGGGTCCTTGGCGGTCTCGAGAGCCTTGGGGGACTATGATTACAAGTGTGTGGATGGCAAGGGCCCCACGGAGCAGCTGGTTAGCCCTGAACCGGAAGTGTACGTGATGGTTCGGGCGCCGGAACAAGATCAGTTCATTATTCTGGCTTGTGATGGCATCTGGGATGTCATGTCCAATGAGGAATTGTGTGAATTTGTGAAATCTAGACTAGAGGTGTGTGATGACCTGGAGAGAGTCTGTAACGAAGTGGTGGATACCTGCCTGCACAAG GGAAGTCGAGATAACATGAGTATTGTTTTAGTCTGTTTGCCCAATGCTCCCAAAGTATCCGAGGAAGCTGTGAGGAGAGAAGCTGAGGTCAACAAATATCTGGAGGCTCGAGTGGAAG AAATGCTGTCTCGGCCCAGAGAAGACGCTTTTCCGGATTTGGTGAACGTGATGAGGAACCTGGCCTCCGACAGCGGGATGCCCCCTCTACCACCAGGGGGCGGACTCGCTAGCAA ACGCAGTGTTATCGAAGCAGTATACAACCGTCTGAATCCTTACAAGGAGGAAGATGGC AGCGGAGCAGATTTGGAGTGCCACTGGTAG